In Trichocoleus sp. FACHB-46, a genomic segment contains:
- a CDS encoding bifunctional 4-hydroxy-2-oxoglutarate aldolase/2-dehydro-3-deoxy-phosphogluconate aldolase gives MSESFWLSTLKQERAIAVIRAPTFELGQQMARAVAMGGMRLIEITWNSDRAPELIASLRSELPNCLVGTGTLLTRAQLQSAIAAGAQFLFTPHVDFGLIQLALQQGVPIVPGALSPTEIVTAWQAGASSVKVFPVQAVGGATYIRNLQGPLGQIPLIPTGGVTVENAKDFLAAGAIAVGLSGNLFPAAAIQAGNWPAIAQQARILCQQVANVSIS, from the coding sequence ATGTCTGAGTCTTTTTGGTTGTCCACCCTAAAACAAGAGCGAGCGATCGCAGTCATTCGTGCCCCTACCTTTGAGCTGGGTCAACAGATGGCGCGAGCAGTCGCAATGGGAGGGATGCGATTAATCGAAATTACTTGGAATAGCGATCGCGCGCCCGAATTGATTGCGTCGCTACGCTCAGAGTTACCTAACTGTTTAGTTGGCACAGGCACTTTGCTAACTCGGGCGCAGTTACAATCGGCGATCGCAGCAGGAGCACAATTTTTGTTTACCCCTCATGTCGATTTTGGCTTGATTCAGCTCGCTTTGCAGCAAGGCGTGCCCATTGTGCCGGGGGCTTTGTCGCCTACGGAAATTGTCACAGCTTGGCAAGCGGGAGCCAGTAGCGTCAAAGTTTTTCCGGTGCAGGCAGTTGGAGGCGCTACTTATATCCGTAATTTGCAAGGGCCACTCGGTCAGATTCCCCTCATCCCGACGGGCGGCGTCACTGTCGAGAATGCCAAAGACTTTTTGGCCGCTGGAGCGATCGCCGTGGGATTATCGGGTAATTTATTTCCAGCAGCAGCAATTCAAGCAGGGAATTGGCCAGCGATCGCGCAACAAGCAAGAATTCTTTGTCAGCAAGTTGCCAATGTCTCTATTTCATGA
- a CDS encoding L,D-transpeptidase encodes MGSMTRSKRQRRWSQIWLSTALALAVLGPESIWTTRVSAQQVSPLGQKMQTLRQSDRRWIEIDLSSQRLIAWEGQTPVYAIIVSTGKSSTPTRTGAFAIQTKHRQARMRGSDYDISDVPYTMYYSGNYAIHGAYWHHRFGTPVSHGCVNVAVNHANWLFDWATVGTPVVVHS; translated from the coding sequence ATGGGTAGCATGACCCGTTCAAAGCGGCAGCGACGTTGGAGCCAGATTTGGTTGAGTACTGCACTGGCATTAGCAGTGTTGGGGCCAGAATCCATCTGGACTACTAGGGTCTCCGCTCAACAAGTCAGTCCACTGGGGCAAAAGATGCAAACATTGCGTCAGTCGGATCGGCGGTGGATTGAAATTGACCTCTCATCCCAGCGCTTGATTGCTTGGGAGGGCCAAACTCCGGTTTACGCCATCATTGTTTCTACAGGTAAGTCCTCAACGCCAACCCGTACAGGTGCGTTTGCCATTCAAACAAAGCATCGCCAAGCCCGGATGCGAGGCAGCGATTACGATATTTCTGATGTGCCCTACACGATGTATTACTCTGGCAACTACGCTATTCATGGCGCTTATTGGCACCACCGCTTCGGCACACCCGTAAGTCATGGCTGTGTCAACGTGGCCGTGAATCATGCCAATTGGCTCTTTGATTGGGCCACGGTGGGTACTCCGGTCGTAGTGCACTCTTGA
- a CDS encoding Hsp70 family protein encodes MDIAIDFGTSNTVVARWNRATQQPETLALPGLSLRLGQNPPLIPSLLYVEDAAKQEVVLGQAVRDRGLDLSSDPRFFRNFKRGIGATIQGFVPELDGQQVTFERAGTWFLTQIIEELKTSYPEVKESLVFTVPVDSFEIYRNWLGQICQSLQIEQVRMLDEPTAAALGYGLADQEILLVVDFGGGTLDLSLVRLDLGRQANSKPLGFILQWGQKSLADSISQRPKTARVLAKAGQNLGGADIDHWLVDYFAATQGLAATPLTTRLAERLKIQLSLQSQANEVYFNDETFESYELALDRDRFELILQEHEFFDRLDDSMTQVLRQARQQGIEIEDISGVLLVGGTAQIPAVQTWVQQYFDVAKIRSSKPFEAIAQGALQLNQGVELKDFLYHSYGVRYWDRRQNCHNWHPIVKSGQPYPMTDPIELVLGASVEGQPSIELILGEMGAESGGTEVYFDGDRLVTRSLASGQTQVQPLNDREGARTIAQLTPPGYPGSDRIKVLFQVDAQRFLRMTVEDLLMNQTLLDDQPVVQLS; translated from the coding sequence ATGGATATTGCAATTGATTTTGGGACTAGCAACACAGTTGTCGCTCGTTGGAATCGCGCTACGCAACAGCCAGAAACCCTTGCCTTACCAGGCTTATCACTGCGGCTAGGGCAAAATCCACCCCTCATTCCTAGCCTGCTCTATGTAGAAGATGCCGCGAAGCAAGAGGTAGTGTTGGGACAAGCTGTGCGCGATCGCGGCCTCGACCTCAGCAGCGACCCTCGCTTTTTTCGCAATTTCAAGCGGGGGATTGGGGCAACCATTCAGGGGTTCGTTCCAGAACTGGATGGTCAGCAAGTCACCTTCGAGCGCGCAGGCACTTGGTTTCTGACTCAAATCATTGAAGAACTCAAAACCAGTTATCCAGAAGTGAAAGAATCGCTGGTGTTCACAGTGCCAGTCGATAGTTTTGAAATCTATCGCAACTGGTTAGGGCAAATCTGCCAGTCGCTACAAATCGAGCAAGTCCGGATGCTGGATGAACCAACAGCAGCAGCCCTCGGTTATGGTCTGGCGGATCAAGAAATTCTATTAGTGGTTGACTTTGGTGGCGGCACCCTAGACCTGTCCTTGGTGCGTTTAGATTTAGGCCGACAGGCTAACAGCAAGCCTTTGGGCTTCATTTTGCAGTGGGGTCAGAAATCTTTGGCCGACAGTATCAGTCAACGACCCAAAACCGCTCGTGTTTTAGCTAAAGCAGGACAGAATCTGGGCGGAGCTGATATTGATCACTGGTTGGTCGATTATTTTGCGGCGACGCAAGGGTTAGCGGCTACCCCTCTCACCACTCGGTTAGCAGAGCGCCTAAAAATTCAGCTATCGCTCCAATCCCAAGCCAATGAGGTTTACTTTAACGACGAAACTTTTGAAAGCTACGAACTAGCCCTCGATCGCGATCGCTTTGAGTTGATTTTGCAGGAGCATGAGTTCTTCGATCGCCTGGATGACAGTATGACTCAGGTGTTGCGCCAAGCTAGACAGCAGGGCATCGAAATTGAGGATATTAGCGGTGTGTTGCTGGTGGGAGGAACCGCGCAAATTCCCGCAGTTCAAACTTGGGTCCAGCAATATTTTGATGTTGCCAAAATCCGCTCTTCTAAACCATTTGAGGCGATCGCTCAAGGCGCGTTGCAGTTGAATCAAGGCGTGGAGCTGAAGGATTTTCTCTACCACAGCTATGGAGTGCGCTACTGGGACCGCCGCCAAAATTGCCACAACTGGCATCCCATCGTGAAATCAGGCCAACCCTATCCTATGACCGACCCTATAGAACTGGTGCTGGGGGCTTCTGTGGAGGGCCAACCTAGCATCGAACTAATTTTGGGCGAAATGGGGGCTGAGTCTGGCGGTACAGAAGTGTACTTTGATGGCGATCGCCTCGTGACTCGCAGCTTAGCTAGTGGCCAAACTCAAGTGCAACCGCTGAATGACCGGGAGGGTGCCCGCACCATTGCGCAACTCACACCGCCCGGCTATCCAGGCAGCGATCGCATCAAGGTTCTGTTTCAAGTCGATGCCCAGCGTTTTCTGCGGATGACAGTCGAAGATTTATTGATGAATCAAACTTTGCTTGACGATCAACCTGTCGTTCAACTCAGTTAA
- the hisS gene encoding histidine--tRNA ligase: MGAIQALRGTRDILPDEVKYWQQIESVARTILSRAAYQEIRTPIFEQTELFERGIGEATDVVGKEMYTFKDRGDRSTTLRPEGTAGTVRSFIEHSLHAQGGVQRLWYTGPMFRYERPQAGRQRQFHQIGVEVLGSADPRADAEVIAIATDILKTLGLSDLQLQLNSVGNADDRQQYRDALVAYFTPYKEELDQDSQDRLTRNPLRILDSKDRRTQAIAQNAPSILEYLGSDSKRHFDQVQQSLTDLGIAYQLNPCLVRGLDYYTHTAFEIQSAHLGAQATVCGGGRYDGLVSQLGGPNTPAVGWAIGLERLVLLLQQLSAAPQSTLDFYLVSRGDRAEAQALVLAQKLRQTGFAVELDLSGSAFGKQLKRADRSGALACLILGDAEAENQTIQIKWLVSGEQQAIAQMELISSYQQLQQRITEFRTQEPAKAAQ; this comes from the coding sequence ATGGGCGCGATTCAAGCATTACGCGGAACCCGTGATATTCTGCCGGATGAAGTTAAGTACTGGCAACAAATAGAATCAGTAGCCCGGACGATTCTCAGTCGAGCTGCTTATCAAGAAATTCGCACCCCCATCTTCGAGCAAACGGAGTTGTTTGAGCGAGGCATTGGCGAAGCCACGGATGTGGTGGGCAAGGAGATGTACACCTTCAAGGATCGCGGCGATCGCTCAACGACGCTGCGACCGGAAGGCACGGCTGGGACAGTTCGCTCATTTATTGAACACAGTCTGCACGCGCAAGGCGGGGTGCAACGTCTCTGGTACACCGGACCCATGTTTCGCTACGAGCGCCCTCAAGCAGGGCGACAGCGCCAGTTTCACCAAATTGGGGTGGAGGTTTTAGGAAGTGCTGACCCCCGTGCCGATGCGGAGGTAATAGCGATCGCTACAGACATTCTTAAGACTCTAGGTTTGAGTGATTTACAACTACAGCTCAACTCGGTGGGCAATGCAGATGATCGTCAGCAGTACCGAGATGCACTGGTCGCCTACTTCACTCCCTATAAGGAAGAGTTAGACCAGGATTCGCAAGATCGCTTAACTCGCAATCCGCTCAGAATTCTAGATAGTAAGGATAGGCGAACGCAGGCGATCGCGCAAAACGCACCCAGCATTCTCGAGTATTTAGGTTCTGATTCCAAACGGCACTTTGATCAAGTTCAGCAATCCTTAACTGACCTAGGCATTGCTTACCAACTCAACCCTTGTTTAGTGCGGGGCTTGGACTACTACACCCACACAGCCTTTGAAATTCAGTCTGCTCATCTAGGTGCCCAAGCGACGGTGTGTGGTGGGGGTCGCTATGATGGCTTGGTTTCGCAGTTGGGTGGTCCTAATACGCCAGCGGTTGGTTGGGCGATCGGGCTAGAGAGGTTAGTGTTGCTGCTACAGCAACTAAGCGCTGCCCCTCAATCAACGCTAGATTTCTATTTAGTGTCACGGGGCGATCGCGCCGAAGCTCAAGCTCTAGTTCTGGCCCAAAAACTACGTCAGACTGGATTTGCGGTGGAACTAGACCTAAGTGGTAGCGCTTTTGGTAAGCAGCTCAAACGAGCCGATCGCAGTGGTGCTCTGGCTTGTCTAATTTTGGGTGACGCAGAAGCAGAGAACCAAACTATTCAAATCAAGTGGTTGGTTTCCGGAGAACAACAAGCGATCGCGCAGATGGAGTTAATTAGCAGCTATCAGCAGTTGCAGCAGCGCATCACGGAGTTTCGTACCCAAGAACCAGCTAAGGCGGCTCAGTAG
- a CDS encoding LuxR C-terminal-related transcriptional regulator, with amino-acid sequence MSGVESQNHGVLSDRELQVIELVAAGLTNQEIAEKLAISKRTVDNHISNILTKTATENRVALVMWALQWGKVCLNDVNCCVLPSANDEVIS; translated from the coding sequence ATGTCTGGTGTCGAGTCTCAGAACCACGGAGTCCTCTCAGACCGAGAGTTGCAAGTAATTGAACTAGTGGCTGCTGGCTTGACTAACCAGGAGATTGCAGAAAAGTTGGCAATTAGCAAGCGCACAGTTGACAACCATATCAGTAATATTTTGACTAAGACTGCTACAGAGAACCGTGTGGCGCTGGTAATGTGGGCGTTGCAGTGGGGTAAGGTCTGCCTGAATGACGTGAACTGTTGCGTTTTGCCTTCTGCCAATGACGAAGTGATCTCTTAA
- a CDS encoding DUF4168 domain-containing protein, which translates to MLSLLVVAGLFVAVWSSPAIAWAQSLPTTPISVELSPEQPASSHSNLDSNDIPSEKVNQFVHAFLQVLDLIERREGELQGAETESESLRVQREIETEALAIIAAAGLTKTEYLQLLGLANTDSEFGERVAAQLQEANE; encoded by the coding sequence TTGCTATCTCTATTGGTAGTAGCTGGCTTGTTTGTGGCAGTTTGGAGTAGCCCGGCGATCGCTTGGGCGCAATCGTTGCCCACGACTCCAATCAGTGTAGAACTCTCTCCAGAACAACCTGCTTCCAGCCATAGCAACCTAGACTCTAACGATATTCCGTCTGAGAAGGTAAACCAATTCGTTCATGCCTTTTTACAAGTGCTGGACCTGATTGAACGGCGAGAAGGGGAACTCCAGGGAGCTGAAACCGAATCAGAATCGCTGCGAGTTCAACGAGAAATTGAAACCGAAGCTCTAGCAATTATTGCGGCGGCGGGATTAACTAAAACTGAATATCTGCAATTATTGGGTTTGGCTAATACAGATTCAGAATTTGGGGAGCGAGTAGCAGCTCAGCTTCAGGAAGCCAATGAGTAA
- a CDS encoding PfkB family carbohydrate kinase has protein sequence MVHPRVLCLGEVLFDCLANQPGRSLEQVESWTPYPGGAPANVACALVKLGTSAGFVGCVGQDEPGANLVQLLQTVGVDTKGVQRHPTAPTRQVYVLRSETGDRIFSGFGDLDTAEFADTHLQADQLPVDLFESADFLVLGTLELAYPESRAATERALQLAEQHYVKTLVDVNWRPMFWPDPEIAPAIIQDLLKRVDFLKLADEEAEWLFGTADPGAIAHRLGNTESVLVTAGAKGCAYYLGGHEGHLNAFDVESEDTTGAGDSFVAGFLHQVAQNGLQSLSDPETAKKVVTYASAVGALTTTRPGAIAAQPTPAEVEAFLYLNQQLSG, from the coding sequence GTGGTTCACCCGCGGGTTCTCTGTCTTGGCGAAGTTTTGTTTGACTGTTTGGCGAATCAACCAGGGCGATCGCTAGAGCAGGTAGAGTCTTGGACTCCCTATCCTGGTGGGGCTCCAGCAAACGTCGCTTGTGCACTGGTCAAGCTCGGCACAAGTGCTGGGTTCGTTGGCTGTGTGGGTCAAGATGAGCCAGGAGCAAATTTAGTCCAACTGTTGCAAACTGTGGGCGTAGATACCAAAGGGGTGCAGCGTCATCCCACGGCTCCTACGCGCCAAGTTTATGTGTTGCGCTCAGAGACAGGCGATCGCATTTTTTCTGGGTTTGGTGATTTAGATACCGCAGAATTTGCCGATACTCACCTACAAGCTGACCAACTACCAGTGGACTTGTTTGAGTCAGCCGACTTCTTGGTGTTAGGTACCTTGGAGCTAGCCTACCCAGAGAGCCGAGCTGCTACAGAACGGGCTTTGCAGCTAGCAGAGCAGCATTACGTTAAGACATTAGTGGATGTAAACTGGCGACCCATGTTCTGGCCTGATCCAGAAATTGCACCTGCCATCATTCAAGATTTACTCAAGCGAGTTGACTTTCTCAAGCTCGCGGATGAGGAGGCAGAGTGGTTATTCGGTACCGCTGATCCCGGCGCGATCGCCCATCGTCTAGGCAATACCGAGAGTGTACTGGTGACGGCTGGAGCCAAAGGCTGCGCTTACTACTTGGGCGGGCATGAAGGTCACTTAAATGCCTTTGACGTGGAATCAGAAGACACCACAGGCGCAGGTGATAGCTTTGTTGCGGGTTTTCTGCACCAAGTCGCTCAAAATGGGTTGCAAAGCCTCAGCGATCCCGAAACAGCTAAAAAAGTCGTGACCTACGCCAGTGCAGTCGGCGCTTTAACCACCACACGACCAGGAGCGATCGCGGCTCAACCCACACCAGCGGAAGTTGAGGCTTTTCTCTACCTCAATCAACAACTATCTGGCTAA
- a CDS encoding CYTH domain-containing protein: protein MATEIERKFLVKPEEWQQFQQRSDPTLLSSTRYRQGYISSSVSKTVRIRVAGDRGFITIKGPTVGYSRSEFEYSIPLADAEAMLDQLCEPPLIEKTRHRVAWDNLVWEVDEFAGENQGLMVAEVELSDTNQAITLPDWVGEEVSDDPRYFNASLAKHPYSRW, encoded by the coding sequence ATGGCTACCGAAATCGAGCGTAAATTTCTCGTTAAACCAGAGGAGTGGCAGCAATTTCAGCAGCGCTCTGATCCCACGTTGCTCAGCAGCACCCGCTATCGACAGGGTTACATTTCTTCTAGCGTCAGTAAGACTGTGCGAATTCGAGTTGCGGGCGATCGCGGGTTCATCACGATCAAAGGCCCCACAGTCGGCTATTCTCGCTCGGAGTTTGAGTACAGCATTCCGCTAGCCGATGCGGAAGCGATGCTCGATCAGCTTTGTGAGCCACCTCTAATCGAAAAAACTCGCCATAGAGTTGCTTGGGACAACTTGGTTTGGGAAGTGGATGAGTTTGCGGGAGAAAATCAAGGGTTAATGGTGGCGGAAGTCGAACTGAGCGATACGAACCAAGCTATTACCTTGCCCGATTGGGTTGGAGAAGAAGTCTCCGACGATCCCCGTTACTTCAACGCCAGTTTAGCGAAGCATCCTTACAGCCGTTGGTAA